The DNA region TGGTGTATTGAGATAAAGCCGATTTCACAAAATGAGGATTTTGGCATAGGTAGTTATTAGCACTGACATCGTAATTGGTAAAATTACAACGACCACCGCCTGAAATGAGAATTTTACGTCCTGGTTTCTTAGCGTGCTCAATGATTAATGTTTTACGACCACGTTTACCCGCTTCTGCAGCGCACATTAATCCAGCGGCACCAGCACCGATGATCACGACATCAAAATGACTACTCATAACTACTCTACATTTTCAACGCAAATAACGTCTTTGATAAAACAAAAAAGGACGTGCGAGTTTAACGCACATCCTTTAAATGTCACTATTTTAAGCGCATACATACCTATCCAGACGGCATGGCATGAAACCTACTGGCTGATAAAACCGACCAATATTTACACCATAAAGGTCAGCAACAAGGTGACAAACGTTAAGCCTGCACTTAATACAAACAGCTCGCGCACTTTACTGCATTTATTAATGAAGACATCTTCATGGTGATGGAGATATTCTTTGTCTTTCAAATAATGGTAAAGGCGAACCTGTTTAGTCATATTACCATGCGTACTGAAAAAACCGCGTCCATCGACTTGTTGGTACAACAAAGGATGAGCTTCTCGCATAATAAAGATAAGCGATCGAAGTGCGGTAAAATAACGCACTAGATTGATAGCAGTCACCAAAGTGAGCGCGGTTAATAAAGTCTCGGCACTGATCATCTTTTCCTCCAAAACACCGTTAAGTGCAGCAGGAAAAAGACAATCACAAACGGATGCTTTCTATCGCTCTCGGTTTATACCGAAATCGAACCTGCCATCACTGAAGATGTACCTTGTTTTGCTAAGTCAGCTAGATCTTTATCGATAAAAAATAGCGCCTTGCCATCTTCACCAACCAATTCTAGCTTGTCTAAAATCCCTTTAAACAACTTCTCTTCTTCGTGCTGCTCTGCCACATACCACTGCAAGAAATTAAAGGTCGAGTAGTCTTGGCATGTAAACGCTAAATGTGCCAACTTATTGATGCATTGCGTTATCATTTGCTCATGCTCATAGGTTTCACGGAATACCTCACCTAAGCTATCGAATTCATGTTTAGGCGCATCAATAGCTCCTAAAATCGGCAGCCCGCCAGTCTCACTCACATAAGTAAAAAGACGTTGCATGTGTTCCATTTCTTCTGTGGCATGTTTGCGTAAAAACTCAGCGGCACCTTCAAAGCCTTTGTCTTCACACCAAGCACTCATTTGTAAGTATAGATTGGATGAGAAAAATTCTAGATTTATTTGCTCATTCAATTGCTCAATCATTGGTTTGGAAAGCATATGGGGCTCCTTTAGCTTTAAAATAATACAATTTATTAATATGGATAAACTATAGCATGCTCGTACATCTGATTGGCTAGGTTTGCTTAAATTTATTGCAATAATGAACGGTAAATACTTACTCTCATTCAAGAAAAGCCTAAGATATTGAGAGATCGACAACACTTTTTCAGCTATGGTAATGATAGTCTCGAATTACATTGAATAGTCTCAAACAGATCCCATTGGAGAGCGTATTATGACTTACAAACATATTTTAGTCGCAGTCGACTTATCGGAAGACAGCGTCATTCTGGTCAACAAAGCTGCAGCACTGGCGAGCGCTTGTGACGCGAAATTATCCTTGATTCATATCGATGTAAACTTCACCGACATGTACACAGGTTTCATGGAAATTAATTTTGCAGAAACTCAAAATGCTATGCTGGAATCTGCGCAAAAAAAAATCAAAACCTTAGTCGAAAGCCTTAATTTCCCAATTACCGAGACCATCGTATCCAGTGGTGACTTATGCAACGAGATTGGTCATGCCATTGATAACCTCAACATTGACCTTGTCATTTGCGGTCATCACAAAGATTTCTGGAGTAAATTATTATCCACATCACGCCAGCTCATTAATGAAGCCGCGGTCGATATGTTGATTGTCCCTCTAGCGGATTGATGGGAAGATTGATGTGTTTTCAATTTGAATTAATGTAAACTCAAAAATATTTTTGGGTTTACAATTTAAATTGGTGAGTTATGTTTTATCTTTCTGCGGTCACGCTTTTGTGGGCGTTTTCATTTAGCTTGATCGGCGTTTACCTTGCTGGTCAAGTGGATGCGTGGTTTTCTGTCTGGATCCGTATCGCGCTTGCCAGTCTCGTCTTCCTGCCTTTTATTAAGGTTAAGGGCATCCCGAAAACGTTCATTATTAAATTAATGGCCATTGGCGGCATTCAACTTGGCTTGATGTATTGTTTTTATTACCAATCCTTTTTATTGCTTTCTGTTCCTGAAGTGCTCCTCTTTACCGTCTTCACACCCATTTATGTCACCTTAATCTACGATTTTTTCAAAGGCCGATTTTCGCCTTGGTACTTGGTAACCGCACTCATTGCGGTCATTGGGGCAGCAATCATTAAGTTTTCTGGCGTGAATGACCACTTCTTAACGGGCTTTTTAGTGGTACAAGGTGCCAACCTTTGCTTTGCGATTGGGCAGGTTGGCTATAAATATTTAATGGAAAAAGAAAAGATTGAATTACCCCAGCATACGGTTTTTGGTTACTTCTATTTAGGGGCGTTAGTGATCGCGACCATTGCCTTTAGTCTGTTAGGAAATATCGACAAACTCCCCACCACTGGGCTGCAATGGAGCATTTTGGTTTACTTAGGGCTCATTGCGTCTGGGCTTGGCTATTTCATGTGGAATAAAGGGGCTTGTATGGCCAATGCTGGTGCGTTAGCCGTCATGAATAATGCATTAGTCCCCGCAGGCTTAGTAGTGAATATTTTGATTTGGAACCGAGAGGTGGATTTAACTCGTTTGCTGCTTGGCGGCGCCGTCATCATGCTGTCTTTGTGGGTGAATGAAACGTGGGTGAAGAAGAAAGCCGCTCAATAACCGTTACCAAGTAAAACAAAGCGAACGATGGATAAATTAAAACCATAAGAAGAAGCTATTCATCGCTGCAAATAACATCAATACAGCAATAGTTAGTACAGCAATAATTAATGCAGCGCTTTGCCTAGCGACTTCCGATTTTTATTGCCATCAATCATGGCAATCATTGGCATTTGTATAGCCGTGATTTTTTGTTCAATTCTTTCTTCTTTTTTATGAAGTTTCGCTTCTTGTTTGCTTAGCTTTACTTCTTTTTTCAACACTTTATTATGTTTTTTCGCCAATTTACGCTGTTTTTGAAGTAACTTACTAATCCGCTTTTGCTGCTTTTTCTGAGCCTGCAAACTGTTCTTAATCTGCTTTAATTGTTTTTTATTCAAAAGTGACTTAAGTGATGAGCGAGAGGTGTCAATGTCCAAGGTGTTCGATGCTTTAACATGAGAAATATTCTGCACATCAGCAACGTTTTGAATGTCAGAAAGCTTGGGTTCAACAATATTAACCCCAT from Vibrio casei includes:
- the uspB gene encoding universal stress protein UspB gives rise to the protein MISAETLLTALTLVTAINLVRYFTALRSLIFIMREAHPLLYQQVDGRGFFSTHGNMTKQVRLYHYLKDKEYLHHHEDVFINKCSKVRELFVLSAGLTFVTLLLTFMV
- the ftnA gene encoding non-heme ferritin gives rise to the protein MLSKPMIEQLNEQINLEFFSSNLYLQMSAWCEDKGFEGAAEFLRKHATEEMEHMQRLFTYVSETGGLPILGAIDAPKHEFDSLGEVFRETYEHEQMITQCINKLAHLAFTCQDYSTFNFLQWYVAEQHEEEKLFKGILDKLELVGEDGKALFFIDKDLADLAKQGTSSVMAGSISV
- a CDS encoding universal stress protein — encoded protein: MTYKHILVAVDLSEDSVILVNKAAALASACDAKLSLIHIDVNFTDMYTGFMEINFAETQNAMLESAQKKIKTLVESLNFPITETIVSSGDLCNEIGHAIDNLNIDLVICGHHKDFWSKLLSTSRQLINEAAVDMLIVPLAD
- a CDS encoding carboxylate/amino acid/amine transporter, with translation MFYLSAVTLLWAFSFSLIGVYLAGQVDAWFSVWIRIALASLVFLPFIKVKGIPKTFIIKLMAIGGIQLGLMYCFYYQSFLLLSVPEVLLFTVFTPIYVTLIYDFFKGRFSPWYLVTALIAVIGAAIIKFSGVNDHFLTGFLVVQGANLCFAIGQVGYKYLMEKEKIELPQHTVFGYFYLGALVIATIAFSLLGNIDKLPTTGLQWSILVYLGLIASGLGYFMWNKGACMANAGALAVMNNALVPAGLVVNILIWNREVDLTRLLLGGAVIMLSLWVNETWVKKKAAQ